The Rattus rattus isolate New Zealand chromosome 13, Rrattus_CSIRO_v1, whole genome shotgun sequence nucleotide sequence ACGACCTTGCGGTAATCACCAGTGGGAATGGGGATTACAGTGGCATCAGGAGGGGTGGCAGAGGTGACAGCAAGCTCAGGGGGTACAGTGGGAAGGATGGAGGCAGGAATGTCGGGTTTGAGGTGGCCAAAGGTGGTCATCTCAAGGCAATGGGAGGCTGAGACCTCAGGGAGGTCGACAGCAGTGAGCACAGAGTGGCTGGTGGTGGCAGGTTCGAGATAGTCAACAGTGGTGGTCGCAGGGTGGCTGGTACCAGATTTAATGTAGCCAGCCATGGATGTAGGGTGACTGGTGGAAGGGCCAGCAGAAATACGGTGGCTGGTGACAAGTTTGGAAGCAGCCCTGAAATGGACAGTGTCTCCCTTGAAATAGACAGAGTCGCCCTTGAAATGAACAGATGTGGGTTTGAAATGGACAGAGGCAGGCTTGCAATGGACAGAGGAAGCTGGCCTAGGGTAGACAGAGGCAGACTTGGGGTGACCAGAAATAGACTTATGGTGGATAGAGGCAGGTTTGCGGTAGACAGAAGTAGACCTGGTTTGGGACTTGGGACGGACAGAGGCACGATCAGAGTGGGATGCTGCTGCATCACCAGGCAGTAGAACATTCCGGACGTTCCTCGGGGTTCCCGCCACAGCGACACAGGCACGAGCACGATCTTGTTCTCGGACTTGATCACGGGCACGGACGCGGGCACGAGTGAGAACTCGGGTCTCCCAAGCCTCCCGAATAGCGCTGATGAGGTGAGAGATGAACAGGATAGGGTGCCGCATAGCATGGAAGATGGTCCAGTATTCTCTTCGGAAATTCTCATTGAGGATACCGTAGATGATGGCGTTGAGGCAGCTGCTGAAGTAGGCTATGCAGTAGGCTGCAAGATAAAGCCAGTTGGGGATCTTGCCTGCCATTTCCTTTGGAAT carries:
- the Gpr50 gene encoding melatonin-related receptor; this encodes MATVPKSNMGPTKAIPTPFGCISCKLPKPDYPPALIIFVFCAMVITVVVDLIGNSMVILAVTKNKKLRNSGNIFVASLSVADMLVAIYPYPLMLYTMSVGGWDLSQLQCQMVGLVTGLSVVGSIFNITAIAINRYCYICHSLQYKRIFSLRNTCIYLVITWVMTVLAVLPNVYIGTIEYDPRTYTCIFNYVNNPAFTVTIVCIHFVLPLIIVGYCYTKIWIKVLAARDPAGQNPDNQFAEVRNFLTMFVIFLLFAVCWCPVNVLTVLVAVIPKEMAGKIPNWLYLAAYCIAYFSSCLNAIIYGILNENFRREYWTIFHAMRHPILFISHLISAIREAWETRVLTRARVRARDQVREQDRARACVAVAGTPRNVRNVLLPGDAAASHSDRASVRPKSQTRSTSVYRKPASIHHKSISGHPKSASVYPRPASSVHCKPASVHFKPTSVHFKGDSVYFKGDTVHFRAASKLVTSHRISAGPSTSHPTSMAGYIKSGTSHPATTTVDYLEPATTSHSVLTAVDLPEVSASHCLEMTTFGHLKPDIPASILPTVPPELAVTSATPPDATVIPIPTGDYRKVVLIDDDSDDSDCSDEMAV